A DNA window from Bacteroidota bacterium contains the following coding sequences:
- a CDS encoding acyltransferase, with the protein MGITAKIKSKIATKQKESEQSSGKKLSFFALIIVLIKGFINIILAKWYLRKCTKVGSLVSVTKKPIIKAQGKIFLADEVRIRSFPVKAKLLVDKGSELHVGKNSRINGAHISVSSKIVIGENVRIAPYVILIDNDYHKVDDHFSEEGTRGEIIIEDDVWIAMSAKIMKGVRIGKGSVVAMGALVTKDVPAYSVVAGVPAKVLKTIKPKS; encoded by the coding sequence AAATAAAATCAAAAATTGCAACTAAGCAAAAAGAATCCGAACAATCAAGTGGAAAAAAACTTAGTTTCTTTGCTCTCATTATTGTTCTAATAAAAGGATTTATTAATATTATCCTTGCAAAATGGTATTTACGAAAATGCACAAAGGTTGGTAGCTTGGTGTCAGTAACAAAAAAGCCAATAATAAAAGCTCAAGGAAAAATTTTTCTTGCTGATGAAGTAAGAATAAGATCATTTCCTGTAAAAGCAAAACTCTTAGTTGATAAAGGCTCGGAATTGCATGTTGGTAAAAATTCAAGAATAAACGGAGCACATATTTCCGTAAGTTCAAAAATTGTTATTGGGGAAAACGTAAGAATTGCACCTTATGTAATACTAATTGATAATGACTACCACAAAGTTGACGACCACTTTTCGGAGGAAGGAACAAGAGGCGAAATTATTATTGAAGATGATGTGTGGATTGCAATGAGTGCAAAAATAATGAAAGGTGTAAGAATTGGAAAAGGCTCGGTAGTAGCAATGGGTGCATTGGTTACAAAAGATGTCCCGGCATACAGTGTTGTTGCAGGAGTACCTGCTAAAGTTTTAAAAACAATTAAACCCAAAAGTTAA